In the Muricauda sp. MAR_2010_75 genome, one interval contains:
- a CDS encoding single-stranded DNA-binding protein, with translation MSGTLNKVMLIGHLGDEVKIHYFEGGNCIARFPLATNETYTNRQTGEKVTNTDWHNIVVRNKAAEICEKYLSKGDKVYVEGRLKNRQWQGEDGNMRYTTEVHVQDFTFLTTKNESQSTGQAGMANAQQSSGPPPQDNPTKSAVPEVPVDDTEEDDDLPF, from the coding sequence ATGAGCGGAACATTGAACAAAGTAATGCTGATTGGGCATTTGGGAGACGAAGTGAAAATTCACTATTTTGAAGGAGGCAATTGCATTGCTCGATTTCCTTTGGCCACCAATGAAACCTATACCAATAGGCAGACCGGGGAAAAGGTTACCAATACGGATTGGCACAATATTGTTGTGAGGAACAAGGCCGCGGAAATTTGTGAAAAGTATCTGAGCAAAGGGGATAAGGTCTATGTGGAAGGAAGATTGAAAAATAGGCAATGGCAAGGTGAGGATGGCAATATGAGGTACACTACGGAGGTGCATGTGCAAGACTTTACCTTTTTAACCACCAAAAATGAAAGCCAGTCTACCGGGCAGGCAGGTATGGCCAATGCCCAGCAGTCATCAGGCCCCCCGCCCCAGGATAATCCGACTAAATCCGCTGTGCCAGAGGTGCCGGTTGACGATACTGAAGAGGATGACGATCTACCCTTTTAA
- a CDS encoding regulatory protein RecX codes for MAYTKSYTLSEATKKMEHYCAYQERCHYEVIEKLKGMRMIPEAIDQIVGHLIQENYLNEERFARSFARGKFKIKKWGRKRIVLELKKREISAFNIKSALSEIGDEDYHDALTELAQKRLGQIKEQNIQKRKKKLADYLLYRGWESHLVYEKLQELI; via the coding sequence ATGGCGTATACCAAAAGCTATACCTTATCTGAAGCCACCAAAAAAATGGAGCACTACTGTGCCTACCAAGAGCGCTGCCATTATGAGGTTATTGAAAAATTGAAAGGCATGCGCATGATTCCCGAAGCCATTGATCAAATTGTGGGCCATTTGATCCAAGAAAATTATTTGAACGAGGAGCGCTTCGCCAGAAGTTTTGCCCGCGGAAAATTTAAAATCAAAAAATGGGGGAGGAAACGTATTGTCCTGGAATTAAAAAAACGAGAAATTTCAGCCTTCAACATTAAAAGTGCACTCTCAGAAATAGGGGACGAAGATTACCACGATGCCCTAACTGAACTCGCCCAAAAAAGATTGGGTCAAATCAAGGAGCAAAACATTCAAAAAAGAAAGAAAAAATTAGCAGATTACCTTCTATACAGAGGGTGGGAAAGCCATTTGGTCTACGAAAAACTGCAAGAATTGATCTGA
- a CDS encoding ribonuclease E/G: MNRELIVRSSPEAVDFALLKDGKLIELHKEEDNNNFSVGDIFLAKIRKPVTGLNAAFVNVGYEKDAFLHYHDLGPQLSSMLKFIKKVRTGRLKDFTLKDFPFEKDIDKNGSINDVIKANQSLLVQIVKEPISTKGPRISSELSIAGRYLVMVPFSDRVSVSQKIASKEEKDRLIRLVKSIKPKGFGVIIRTVAEGKKVAELDKDLQNLLSKWIAMCKKLQRAPHPSKVLVELNRASSILRDVFNDSFTGIHVDEETLYNQIKDYLHEIAPEKESIVKLYTGSAPIFEKFGIERQIKTSFGRTASMSRGAYLVIEHTEALHVIDVNSGNRSNKAKNQEDTALEVNLLAATEIARQLRLRDMGGIIVIDFIDMTRGEHRRKLFDHLRNEMKDDRAKHKILPPSKFGLVQITRQRVRPEMNIKTSEENPNGTGAEVEAPIVLIDHIQSDLERILKGDHKNNGIVLNIHPFIAAYLTKGFPSIRSKWFKTYKKWIKVQPRDAYKYLEYRFKDKDGKTIRPQ, from the coding sequence GTGAATAGAGAATTAATTGTTAGATCTAGTCCTGAAGCAGTCGATTTTGCCTTACTCAAAGATGGAAAACTAATAGAATTACACAAAGAAGAGGACAACAACAACTTTTCCGTAGGGGATATCTTCCTAGCCAAGATACGTAAACCCGTTACAGGCCTAAACGCGGCATTTGTCAACGTAGGTTATGAAAAAGATGCGTTCCTGCACTATCATGACCTTGGTCCGCAACTGTCCTCTATGCTTAAATTCATTAAAAAAGTTAGAACAGGGAGGTTAAAAGACTTTACCCTTAAAGATTTTCCATTTGAAAAAGATATAGACAAGAATGGCAGCATCAACGATGTTATCAAAGCCAATCAGTCATTATTGGTACAAATTGTAAAGGAACCCATTTCCACAAAGGGTCCAAGAATCAGCTCAGAACTTTCCATTGCTGGGCGATACTTGGTAATGGTGCCTTTTTCTGACAGGGTCTCGGTATCCCAAAAGATAGCGAGCAAAGAGGAAAAAGACAGGCTCATACGACTTGTAAAGAGCATAAAACCCAAAGGATTTGGCGTAATTATCCGTACCGTAGCAGAAGGCAAAAAAGTTGCAGAACTAGACAAAGATCTTCAGAACTTGTTATCCAAATGGATAGCAATGTGCAAGAAATTACAAAGAGCACCGCATCCGTCCAAAGTATTGGTGGAACTCAATAGAGCTTCCTCCATTTTAAGGGATGTTTTCAACGATTCCTTTACAGGAATTCATGTTGATGAGGAAACGCTCTACAATCAAATCAAAGATTATTTGCACGAAATAGCACCCGAAAAAGAATCCATTGTAAAATTATACACCGGTTCGGCCCCGATTTTTGAAAAGTTCGGGATTGAGCGTCAAATTAAGACCTCGTTCGGACGTACGGCTTCAATGAGCCGTGGGGCATATCTTGTTATTGAACATACCGAAGCACTTCACGTCATTGATGTGAACAGTGGCAATCGTTCCAACAAGGCCAAGAACCAAGAAGATACCGCCTTGGAGGTAAACCTGCTCGCCGCAACAGAAATTGCACGGCAATTGCGTTTACGAGACATGGGCGGAATCATTGTAATAGATTTTATAGATATGACCCGAGGTGAACACAGAAGAAAACTGTTTGATCACCTAAGGAACGAAATGAAGGACGATAGGGCAAAACACAAGATTTTGCCACCCAGTAAATTTGGACTTGTACAGATTACAAGACAGCGGGTGCGTCCTGAAATGAACATTAAGACCAGCGAGGAAAATCCCAACGGCACAGGAGCCGAAGTGGAGGCTCCAATCGTCTTGATAGATCACATTCAATCCGATTTAGAGCGAATCCTAAAAGGGGACCACAAGAACAACGGAATTGTATTAAATATACATCCGTTCATTGCGGCCTACCTTACCAAAGGATTTCCCTCAATCCGTTCCAAATGGTTCAAAACCTATAAAAAATGGATCAAGGTACAACCAAGGGATGCTTACAAATATCTTGAATACCGTTTTAAGGATAAAGACGGTAAAACAATACGACCACAATAA
- a CDS encoding HU family DNA-binding protein, with product MTKADIVTRISEKLGIEKGDVQATVESFMEEVKSSLENGDNVYLRGFGSFIIKTRAEKTGRNISKNTTIKIPAHNIPAFKPAKVFVEGVKSNVQVK from the coding sequence ATGACGAAAGCAGATATCGTAACTAGAATCTCAGAAAAACTAGGAATTGAAAAAGGAGACGTACAAGCAACAGTGGAATCTTTTATGGAGGAGGTTAAGTCTTCCTTGGAAAACGGAGACAACGTTTATTTAAGAGGTTTTGGAAGCTTTATCATTAAGACAAGAGCCGAAAAAACAGGTAGGAACATTTCAAAGAACACTACCATCAAAATCCCCGCGCACAATATTCCTGCCTTTAAACCAGCAAAAGTGTTTGTTGAGGGCGTTAAGAGCAACGTACAAGTAAAATAA
- the mutY gene encoding A/G-specific adenine glycosylase — MSFSEKILAWYHSNKRELPWRSTRDPYKIWLSEIILQQTRVVQGMPYYHRFLEAFPCVRDLANAPEEQVLKLWQGLGYYSRARNLHATAKMVVEDFDGNFPTTYNGLKSLKGVGDYTASAIASICFDVPEPVVDGNVYRVLSRYFGVELPINSTEGIKYFKELAREVMETKNVRDYNQGIMEFGAIQCAPKKPYCLLCPLQESCVALKENKVDVLPVKLNKTKIKERHFNYLVFLDEDENTLMEQRKGRGIWQNLYQFPLLESEKELQANEMKKKLTIKNDLPETKSFSLYNTEPITHKLSHQHLHTKFWILKTDGLLANGISWQKITAFPVPVLIADFIEKFKI; from the coding sequence ATGTCTTTTTCTGAGAAAATTTTAGCGTGGTACCATAGTAATAAGCGTGAACTTCCTTGGCGTTCTACCCGTGATCCCTATAAGATTTGGCTGTCTGAAATCATTCTTCAACAGACAAGGGTTGTGCAGGGAATGCCCTACTATCACAGGTTCTTGGAAGCTTTTCCGTGTGTTCGTGATTTGGCAAATGCTCCCGAGGAACAGGTGTTGAAGCTATGGCAAGGACTGGGCTATTATTCCCGGGCAAGGAATCTTCACGCCACTGCAAAAATGGTTGTAGAAGATTTCGATGGAAATTTTCCAACTACCTATAATGGACTAAAATCTCTAAAAGGCGTTGGCGATTATACGGCAAGTGCCATTGCGTCCATTTGCTTTGATGTGCCGGAACCTGTGGTAGATGGCAACGTGTATCGCGTACTCTCAAGATATTTTGGGGTGGAACTTCCCATCAACAGTACAGAGGGCATCAAATATTTCAAGGAATTGGCCAGAGAGGTGATGGAAACCAAAAATGTACGGGACTATAATCAAGGAATCATGGAATTTGGTGCCATACAATGCGCACCCAAAAAGCCGTATTGTCTTTTGTGCCCATTGCAGGAAAGTTGTGTTGCACTAAAGGAAAACAAAGTTGATGTCCTTCCCGTAAAACTGAACAAGACGAAAATCAAAGAACGGCATTTTAATTATTTGGTATTTCTGGATGAGGATGAAAACACCTTGATGGAACAACGAAAAGGGCGGGGAATATGGCAAAACCTGTATCAATTTCCTTTATTGGAATCGGAAAAAGAGCTTCAGGCTAATGAAATGAAAAAAAAATTGACCATAAAAAACGACCTTCCTGAAACAAAATCATTTTCACTATATAATACAGAGCCCATCACGCACAAACTTTCCCATCAGCATTTGCATACCAAGTTTTGGATCCTGAAAACGGACGGTTTATTGGCCAATGGGATTTCATGGCAGAAAATAACGGCTTTTCCTGTTCCGGTTTTGATTGCAGATTTCATTGAAAAATTTAAAATTTAG
- a CDS encoding cupin-like domain-containing protein, whose translation MKLNLDQIPREETLSKKEFIQKYFKPQKPVVIERFIEDWPAYSKWSLDYMKDVAGEKEVPLYDDRPVKHDEGFNEPHAKMKMREYIELLKSKPTKYRIFLWNVLKEVPQLQKDFSYPDFGLPLMKGLPMLFFGGSNSHTFMHYDIDLANIFHFHFEGKKQCILFSQSETKFLYKIPHSLITREDIDFDAPDLDKWPALKHAKGHVAQLEHGNVLYIPEGYWHHMKYVTPGFSMSLRAIARKPKNFGKAVYNIFFMRHFDNLMRRLKGQEWIDWKNEEAVVRTERLLAQK comes from the coding sequence TTGAAACTGAACCTTGACCAAATTCCCAGGGAGGAGACCCTTTCCAAAAAGGAGTTTATCCAAAAATATTTTAAACCTCAGAAGCCAGTTGTTATTGAACGCTTTATTGAGGATTGGCCCGCTTATTCCAAATGGAGTTTGGACTATATGAAGGATGTGGCGGGTGAAAAGGAAGTGCCACTCTATGATGATCGACCCGTAAAACATGATGAGGGATTCAATGAGCCCCATGCCAAAATGAAGATGCGGGAGTACATCGAACTGCTCAAAAGCAAGCCTACCAAATACCGGATTTTTCTTTGGAACGTCTTGAAGGAAGTGCCCCAACTCCAAAAAGATTTTTCGTACCCTGATTTTGGGCTCCCTTTGATGAAAGGTTTGCCCATGTTGTTTTTTGGCGGAAGCAATTCGCACACCTTTATGCACTATGATATTGACTTGGCCAATATTTTCCATTTTCATTTTGAAGGAAAAAAGCAATGTATCCTGTTTTCCCAATCGGAAACAAAGTTTCTGTATAAAATTCCACATTCCCTGATCACTCGGGAAGACATCGATTTTGATGCCCCGGATTTGGACAAATGGCCGGCCCTTAAACATGCCAAAGGGCACGTGGCGCAATTGGAACACGGTAATGTCCTTTATATACCCGAAGGGTATTGGCACCATATGAAATATGTTACACCAGGATTTTCCATGAGTCTTCGAGCCATAGCCCGAAAACCAAAAAATTTTGGTAAGGCCGTCTACAATATTTTCTTTATGCGCCATTTTGATAATTTGATGCGTAGGCTAAAAGGGCAAGAGTGGATTGATTGGAAAAATGAAGAAGCTGTTGTTCGTACCGAAAGACTTTTGGCTCAGAAATAG